The genomic window ACAAAACGGCATGTTTTTCCCCAAAACAGTAGGACGCTATCGTCATATCCGGTGACACACATGGATTGCATGCGCCTACTCAGCGCCTCCTTCGACTACACGAAGGAAGCCCTCTGGGGCAGGTGGATCCGCTGGTTCCTCCTGCTCATCGCCTCGATCATATTCCCGCTCATCTACGGCTACAGCGTACGGGTCATGAGCGGCGCAAAGCCTGAACCCGAGTTCGAAGGCTGGATCAGGCTCTTTATCGACGGCATCAAACTGCTCGTCATATCGATCGTCTACTCGATCCCGCTCATAATCCTCATGCTCCTTCCACTGGTGCTCTACCTCACCCCGGTCTCGACGACAACGACCCCGGCGGGGGCGAGCTCCGGCGGGCTCATCGACCCGGGGCTTGGCATCTTCGTGGCTCTCGCCTTCTTCGTCATCTGTATCCTCGCCGTCATCGTCCTCGGCATTCTTGCGACGTTTGCGGTGGTCCGGTTCGCCCGCACGGGGAGGATGCGCGAGGCCTTCAGGTTCAGGGCCATCCTTGCACACATA from Methanoculleus thermophilus includes these protein-coding regions:
- a CDS encoding DUF4013 domain-containing protein; translated protein: MDCMRLLSASFDYTKEALWGRWIRWFLLLIASIIFPLIYGYSVRVMSGAKPEPEFEGWIRLFIDGIKLLVISIVYSIPLIILMLLPLVLYLTPVSTTTTPAGASSGGLIDPGLGIFVALAFFVICILAVIVLGILATFAVVRFARTGRMREAFRFRAILAHIKRIGWLNVFVALLVLTVVITVAQVILSLIPIIGWLLFFLLTPAFIIFASRYLALLYESAPAPV